A single Bacillus sp. FJAT-45350 DNA region contains:
- a CDS encoding Fic family protein, which translates to MMRTFNYFEINKELYTPDIVNLISAIHEYKGKQELFMEAQPDILEAMLRVAKIQSTGASNRIEGILTTDARLSELVAENAEPKNRDEQEIAGYREVLNTIHENYEYIRVRPNVILQLHRDLYTYSPASSGGRFKNIDNVIEEVDSEGNRRVRFQTLSAYETPEAMDALCTTFLKAVNQSEIDPLLLVSKFIFDFLSIDPFNDGNGRMSRLLTLLLLYQEGYIVGKYISIEMIIEKTKESYYEVLEESSKGWKEENNNYAPFVKYYLGVILSAYKDFSSRVETIRNQGLTKAERVRHIFSTKVGKITKAEIATLCPDISVTTIEKALSDLLKEGYIIKIGAGRNTAYIRNHDFEE; encoded by the coding sequence ATGATGAGAACATTTAATTATTTTGAGATAAATAAAGAACTATATACACCTGATATTGTTAACCTTATTTCAGCGATTCATGAGTACAAGGGAAAACAAGAGTTGTTCATGGAGGCACAGCCAGATATTTTAGAGGCTATGCTACGAGTCGCTAAAATTCAGAGTACCGGTGCTTCTAACCGAATTGAGGGTATACTTACAACTGATGCTCGTTTAAGTGAACTTGTGGCTGAGAATGCCGAACCGAAAAATCGTGATGAGCAGGAAATAGCGGGGTATCGAGAAGTGTTAAATACCATTCACGAAAACTATGAGTATATCAGAGTGAGACCGAACGTAATTCTTCAGCTACACCGGGATTTGTACACCTACAGTCCTGCATCGTCAGGTGGCCGATTTAAAAATATTGATAACGTTATCGAGGAAGTAGACAGTGAAGGAAATCGACGGGTACGTTTTCAGACCTTATCAGCTTATGAAACACCAGAAGCCATGGATGCCCTTTGTACAACATTCCTAAAGGCTGTCAACCAAAGTGAAATTGATCCACTTTTGTTAGTTTCGAAGTTCATCTTTGATTTTCTCAGCATCGATCCTTTTAATGATGGAAACGGGAGAATGAGTCGATTGTTAACACTCTTACTCCTATATCAGGAAGGATACATTGTCGGAAAATACATTAGTATAGAGATGATTATTGAGAAAACAAAGGAAAGCTATTATGAGGTTCTTGAGGAAAGTTCAAAAGGCTGGAAGGAAGAGAACAACAACTATGCTCCATTTGTTAAATATTATCTGGGTGTTATTTTAAGTGCTTATAAAGATTTTAGCAGTCGAGTTGAAACCATTCGAAACCAAGGTTTGACTAAAGCTGAACGAGTTCGTCATATTTTTTCAACTAAAGTTGGAAAGATAACGAAAGCTGAAATTGCTACTCTTTGCCCAGACATTAGTGTCACAACGATTGAAAAAGCACTATCAGATTTATTGAAGGAAGGATATATTATCAAAATCGGTGCCGGAAGAAATACTGCGTACATTCGTAACCATGACTTTGAAGAATAA
- a CDS encoding putative holin-like toxin has product MTTYEALSLLVQFSLVLIAVLTLIVTIVVYLNKKK; this is encoded by the coding sequence ATGACGACATATGAAGCACTTAGTTTACTGGTGCAATTTAGCCTCGTACTAATAGCGGTACTTACACTAATCGTAACTATTGTCGTTTATCTAAACAAAAAGAAATAG
- a CDS encoding DNA-processing protein DprA encodes MKEYWIWFSTIKNIGPVLQKRLLDYFPTPKAIFEADIDELSVVPLIGKKIAKEIKNHPLTSVEPILTKMGEKKIDIVTYDNRQFEYVFSCKRSPILFYYLGKLPEKQGIAIVGARRCTDEGKRAAEEIARSAAVNEIPIISGMAKGIDSYAHTSCLKENGYTVAVLAGGVDVCYPKEHATLYEKVIDSGMVLSASPPQTRPHPKYFVERNAHITAWSKTVVVVQAAPKSGSLTTAAFAKEQGRTLFAVPQSIYLQEGKGSNQLLVEGAKPYLNPASLGFKEKQRNHTSHRQATPTNTIENNILSFIDTQNISSIEEISLQLKIQKQQLLETLLFMEMNGLVKLRGGSLVELAH; translated from the coding sequence TTGAAAGAGTATTGGATTTGGTTTAGCACGATTAAAAACATAGGACCGGTTTTACAAAAGCGTCTTCTCGATTACTTTCCAACACCAAAAGCCATATTTGAAGCTGATATTGATGAACTAAGTGTGGTACCATTAATTGGAAAGAAAATAGCGAAAGAAATCAAGAATCACCCACTCACATCTGTAGAGCCTATTTTAACCAAAATGGGAGAGAAAAAGATTGATATAGTCACGTACGATAATCGACAATTTGAATATGTATTTTCGTGCAAGCGTTCCCCTATTCTTTTTTACTATTTAGGGAAATTGCCGGAAAAACAAGGCATAGCCATTGTTGGAGCAAGACGATGTACAGATGAAGGAAAACGAGCCGCCGAAGAGATTGCCCGTTCTGCCGCAGTAAACGAGATTCCTATCATAAGTGGCATGGCAAAAGGAATTGATAGCTATGCACATACATCCTGTCTGAAAGAAAATGGGTATACAGTGGCTGTTTTAGCCGGCGGTGTTGATGTTTGCTACCCAAAGGAACATGCCACACTCTATGAAAAAGTCATCGATTCAGGTATGGTACTCTCTGCTTCTCCTCCTCAAACACGACCTCATCCAAAATATTTTGTAGAAAGGAATGCCCATATTACCGCTTGGTCAAAGACAGTTGTTGTTGTACAAGCAGCACCGAAAAGCGGTTCTCTCACAACCGCAGCTTTTGCAAAGGAGCAGGGCAGAACGCTTTTCGCTGTCCCACAGTCGATTTATTTACAAGAGGGCAAAGGCTCGAATCAACTACTAGTAGAAGGAGCAAAACCGTACCTGAATCCTGCCTCTCTTGGATTTAAAGAAAAGCAACGAAATCATACTTCCCATCGACAAGCCACTCCTACCAACACTATCGAAAATAACATTCTATCGTTTATTGATACTCAAAATATCTCTTCAATCGAAGAGATTTCTCTCCAATTAAAAATACAGAAGCAACAACTACTAGAAACCTTGCTATTTATGGAGATGAATGGATTAGTTAAATTGCGGGGAGGAAGCTTAGTGGAACTAGCTCATTGA
- a CDS encoding YifB family Mg chelatase-like AAA ATPase, whose protein sequence is MASTVYSFTITGVDGHLIEVEADTISGQQVVSIVGLGDTAIKESKERLESAITYASFHFPEKKMIINLAPSHMKKMGSHFDLAMAIALLMRTNQIEVQLASFALIGELSLNAKIRSVTGVLPMAISAKENGIRHFIVPNDNVEEAALVKGIEVIGCCSLQEAIDILQRKQQSPTILTERKTTPKSRNPTDFSDVKGQNILIEYLAVAAAGGHNMMMIGPPGCGKSMLAKRVPTILPPMTEQEALEITKIYSVSKLLKEGGLVTERPFRAPHHNASTNSLIGGGNRSLPGEISLAHHGVLFLDEIAEFQKKTLEALRQPMEDRQVTISRVQQTNTYPANFMLIAAMNPCPCGYFGQEKCRCTDYEVIKYRNKISGPMLDRIDIQKYVQTINFFENEEHGESSADIREKVAIARERQQKRYQDDGITCNAELTPALIKKFCQLDTETETLLKKAYEHYQYSGRTIHKFIKVARTFADLNGDTQIQKQHVMAALHSRDLDRERKNLLIM, encoded by the coding sequence ATGGCATCTACAGTCTACAGTTTCACAATCACTGGTGTTGACGGTCATCTGATTGAGGTTGAGGCTGATACAATTAGCGGTCAACAAGTCGTTTCCATCGTCGGACTTGGGGATACCGCTATAAAAGAATCGAAAGAGCGCCTCGAATCAGCGATTACATACGCTAGCTTTCATTTTCCTGAAAAAAAGATGATTATTAACCTCGCTCCTTCCCACATGAAAAAGATGGGATCTCATTTTGACCTTGCAATGGCGATTGCGCTTCTTATGAGAACCAATCAAATCGAAGTGCAGCTTGCCTCCTTTGCGCTGATTGGAGAGTTATCATTAAACGCGAAAATCCGCTCTGTTACTGGTGTTCTTCCGATGGCCATCTCTGCAAAAGAAAATGGCATCCGTCACTTCATCGTTCCTAATGACAATGTAGAGGAAGCTGCTCTTGTAAAAGGGATTGAAGTTATTGGATGTTGCTCCCTCCAAGAGGCCATCGATATTTTGCAAAGAAAACAGCAGTCCCCTACCATTCTCACAGAACGAAAAACTACTCCCAAGTCTAGAAATCCAACCGACTTTTCCGATGTAAAAGGACAGAATATACTAATCGAATATCTAGCAGTAGCTGCTGCCGGTGGTCATAATATGATGATGATTGGGCCTCCTGGCTGTGGAAAGTCCATGCTTGCTAAACGAGTACCAACGATTTTACCGCCAATGACCGAGCAAGAAGCGTTAGAGATTACGAAGATTTACAGTGTTTCAAAGCTACTAAAAGAAGGTGGCCTAGTTACAGAGAGACCCTTTCGTGCACCTCACCACAATGCTTCAACAAACTCTCTCATCGGCGGTGGAAACCGCTCTCTTCCAGGGGAGATTTCTTTAGCTCATCATGGTGTACTTTTTCTCGATGAGATCGCTGAATTTCAGAAGAAAACATTAGAAGCACTCAGACAACCGATGGAAGACAGACAAGTAACCATTTCACGAGTTCAGCAAACGAACACATATCCAGCAAATTTTATGCTTATTGCGGCGATGAACCCGTGCCCCTGTGGCTATTTTGGACAGGAAAAATGTCGCTGCACAGACTATGAAGTGATTAAGTATCGTAATAAAATTTCTGGTCCAATGCTCGACCGAATCGATATTCAAAAATATGTACAGACGATTAATTTCTTTGAAAACGAAGAACATGGGGAGTCATCAGCTGATATTCGTGAAAAAGTAGCGATTGCTCGTGAACGACAGCAGAAACGCTATCAAGATGATGGGATTACGTGTAATGCTGAACTAACGCCAGCTCTTATAAAGAAGTTCTGTCAACTTGATACTGAGACGGAAACGTTACTAAAGAAGGCATATGAACATTACCAATACAGTGGACGCACGATCCATAAATTCATTAAAGTTGCACGAACCTTTGCGGATCTGAACGGAGATACGCAAATTCAAAAGCAACATGTAATGGCTGCTTTACATTCAAGAGATTTAGACCGTGAACGAAAGAATTTACTAATTATGTAA
- a CDS encoding transposase — MVRKSRVWFPHAMYHITNRGNRRTALFLDKDDRLSYLDILEETRNRFPFYLHTYCLMTNHIHLQLQTIHDPIHLIMKQLNTNYAKYFNKKHHYVGHVFQGRYGAELIDSREYELEASKYIHLNPYEAKMVVKPENYPWSSYRAYIFREANFHVQTERILSYFPHPQSFHYQQYVEHDDTLPEPPTHLKPFLKL, encoded by the coding sequence ATGGTTCGAAAAAGTAGGGTTTGGTTTCCTCATGCTATGTATCATATTACGAATCGGGGAAACCGTCGGACAGCTTTATTTTTAGACAAAGATGATCGGCTTTCCTATTTAGATATTCTCGAAGAAACAAGAAATCGCTTCCCCTTTTACCTCCACACATACTGCCTTATGACAAATCACATCCACCTTCAATTGCAAACAATACACGATCCCATTCACTTGATTATGAAACAGCTGAACACAAATTATGCGAAATACTTCAATAAAAAGCACCATTATGTAGGACATGTCTTCCAAGGGAGATATGGAGCTGAATTGATTGATTCCAGAGAATACGAGCTTGAAGCAAGTAAGTATATTCACTTAAACCCCTATGAAGCAAAAATGGTTGTGAAACCAGAAAATTATCCTTGGAGTAGCTACCGGGCGTATATCTTTCGTGAGGCCAACTTCCACGTCCAAACGGAACGAATTCTATCCTATTTCCCCCACCCTCAAAGCTTTCACTACCAACAATATGTTGAACATGATGACACACTACCTGAACCACCTACTCATCTGAAACCTTTTCTTAAGTTATAA